The sequence CTGCAGTAACCTGCGAAAACAGTAATATTGTATTTACAGATGCTTCCACTATTACTGCAGGTGTTGCCAATAACAACATTGCACAATGGAAATGGAACCTGGACAATGGGGCAGGAGTGGTTACACAAAATACCAATGCGGCTCAATCGTACACGTATCCAAACTGGGGGGCTAAAAATGTATACTTAAATGTTGTCAGCAATACTGGTTGTGTTAGTGATACCTTCCGATTGCCGGGTGGTTTTAATGCAAATCCTTTACCAGTAGTTGGTTTTGTTCTACCTGAAGTTTGTCTGAACGATGCTACTGCTACTTTTACAGATACTTCCAAAATTGCCGATGGATCTGAAGTTGGATTTAGTTATCTCTGGAAGTTTGATGATGGTGTTTCTACTGTGCCTGCCGATAAACGACCTGTTCCATTAACTACCACAACTAATAACAAAACGGTTTCTCCAAGTTATAAGTGGTATGGTAATTATACGGTTTCCTTACAAGTAACTTCTAATCGTGGCTGTGTATCAACTGATAGTAAGTCATTTACAGTGAACGGAAGTACACCTGTTCCCAAATTTGAAGTGGCCAATTTGCTTAATGGCATTCCTTTATGTACCAACGATTCTATCAAAATCATCAATCAAAGTACGGTTGATTTTGGAGATGTTACCAAGCTGGAAGTGTATTGGGATTTTACAGGCGCACCTGCTACAGTAGTTACAGATCAAACTCCTGCTTTTAGCAAACAATACGCCATCAGATATGGCATACCAACCACTAATTCTACACCAGCAACCAAGAATTATGCTGTAATGATCAAAGCATATTCTGGTCAATCAGAATCTTGTTCCAGAACCCTCACAAAGATTGTTCCGGTAACTTATGCGCCTGCAGTCAGCTTTGCTGATATCAGAGATATCTGCTACGATGCAACACCAAGGCTTATTACACAGGGGTCCTTTATTTCTGCATTGCCTGTTACTTCCACTTATTCAGGTAAGGGAATCAGTGCTACTGGTTTGTTAAATCCAGTAACAACTGGCGTTGGTAATGACACATTAAAGTATTTGGTACAAAATAATGCAGGTTGTAAAGACTCTGCATTTCAGCCTATCACTGTCTGGCCTTCACCTGTTGCCAAATGGGGGATTGCAGATCCGGCTTGCGAGAAAAACAACTTAATATTCACAGATAGTTCTGTTGCTAATTTCAGCAATATTGTTACCTGGAACTGGAATTTTGGAGACGGTCAAAATAGTTCAAGAACCAATAACATTCCGTTCTCGCATGTTTTTGCCGCAGCTCAATCCTATACTGCCTCACTGCAGGTAGTTACGGATAGTGGTTGCGTAAGTGCAGCCAATCAGCAAATTATTCGGGTGAATCATTTGCCTAAACCTGCTTTTAGTTTGCCGGAAATTTGTTTGCCCGATGGGAGGGGTAAGTTCCTGAATCAGAGCACCATTGCAGATGGATCAGAAGCATTGTTCAGTTATGCTTGGAATTTTGGAGATCCCAATGATCCAAGCTCTTCCGCACTTAAAGAACCTACACATAAATATACCACAACAGGGAATAAAACAGTTCGCTTAACCATTACTACCAAAGATGGCTGTGTGGATTCTTTATCGCAAACACTAAGTACAATTTATCCATGGCCAAAAGCCAATTTAGTAGCTTCTGCAACAGAAGTTTGTCGCGGCGATCTGATTCAGTTCAGTGATCAGGGTAATGACTTTACAAGTGCTCCTGTAAGGTGGGAATGGAATTTAGGCGGTTTAGATCGATCCACTTTACAAAACCCTTCAAAGGCATTTACAGATTCAGGAAGCTTTACCGTTAATTATTATTTTTATAATGCGCAGGGTTGTGTTAGTGATACGGTGAGCAAGGTAATTACGGTACATCCTTATCCGGTGCTGGAACTAGGGCCGAATCTTGTAGTACTGGAAGGGGGAACCAAAGCGCTGAAGCCTGAATTTGTTTACGGTACTAATTTACAGTATCAATGGTCTCCGGCAGCCTATTTAAATAGTACAACTGACTCAGTTCCTAAAACAACACCTTTGAGTGATATCACTTATAAATTGGATATTACAGGTATTGGTGGCTGTTCTGTTTCTGATACGGTATTTGTGAAATTGTTGTTAGCGCCGATTATACCCAATGCATTTTCACCCAATGGGGATGGTTTTCATGACAGATGGAGAATTCAATACTTGGAAAGTTATCCAGGCGCAACCGTTGATGTATATGACAGATACGGTGGATTGGTATACAGTAGTATAGAGTATGCAGTGGATTGGGATGGTACTCGCAATGGGAAGCCATTGCCAATTGGAACATATTACTATATCATTAATCCAAAGAACGGTAGAAAAATCATTACAGGTTCTGTAACAATTATCAGATAAAATGAGGCAAAAGGGATTTCTTTTTTTAGTGGGATTAGGATTGGCGCTGGTGGCGAGCGCTCAGCAACGCCCTTATTACACCCAGTATATCATGAATAACTTCATGATTAATCCAGCTGTGGCCGGTATTGAAAATTATTGGGATGTTAAAGCCAGTCATCGTATGCAATGGGTGGGGTTACAGGATGCACCGGTAACCACGTATCTTTCCATGCACGGTCCTCTGAAAAAAGATCCTTACGGATCCGCTTCTGCTACTGGTTTTCGGGCTAATGGTATGAACCCAAGGGGGGAAGCTTACTGGAGAGATTACCAAGCAGCGCCAGCACATCATGGAGTAGGTTTTACCATCCTAAATGATAAAACAGGACCACTGAATCGTTTTGCTGCGTATGGAACCTATAGTTATCATATTGGCTTGTCTCCAACAACCAATTTATCTGCAGGTGTTTCGGCAGGAATTACCAATATGAGTCTGGATGCTGCTAAACTAAATTTTGGGAATACAACCGTTGATCCAGCTGTGGCTTCCAGTGGGGTAATTAATCGCATTAAACCGGATATCAGTGCAGGACTTTGGTTGTATTCCAAGGATTATTTTATAGGTTTAGCAGCGCAGCAAATTATTCCTCAGAATATTGCATTCTCCGATAATACGGTTTCCCTAACCAAAGGGAAACTGGTACCGCATTTATTTTTGAGTGCAGGATATAGAATTCCTGTATCAGAAGATTTTACTTTACTGCCATCCGCTTTAATCAGATACATAAGTCCTTTGCCTTTAGGGTTTGATATCAATGCCAAGTTACAATACCAGGATCTTCTATGGGCGGGTACTTCCTATCGTTATAAAGATGGATTCGCTGCTATGGTGGGAATTAATATCAGCAATACTTTTAACATTGGTTACTCTTATGATATTCAGACTTCCCGTTTGAATACCATAAGCAAAGGTACACACGAAATACTCTTTGGATTTTTATTGGGCAATCGTTTTGGCGACTGGTGTCCCACTAAACTTTGGTAGGTAATCAATCTTATTCCGCGGTATTTAGGTTTATAATTTTCTAAGCATCCAAATATCACAACCGTTATGTCCTGAATTTCCCATGGGGCCTTGTAAATAGTGGAAGCCAAATTGCTCGTATACTTTTACTGCCTTGTTCAACTCTGGCATGGTTTCCAGGTATACTTCTTCATATCCTGCTTCTTTTGCGGCCGCTAATACATAATCAATCATTTTTCTTCCCAGGCCCATGCCACGCACAGTTGCATTCAAATACATTTTGACCAGTTCACAGGTGGATGCTGGTAGTCCCTCAGTAGGGAAGTAGCCCGCACCTCCAACAATCACCCCGTCTTTTTCTGCAATGAAATACCCGCTTTTAGGAGTAGAAGTAAATAATTCAAAAAGATGATCTGTGGTATCATCATAAAAAACAGTTCCGGGTTTGTTGGCTCCAAACTCAGTTAATGCAGTACGAATAATATGGGCAATAGCTGCATTGTCCGATGGCTGTATGGGTCTAATATTGATTGCATCCATATTAAGCCTCCTGATTTTTTCTGAAATTCTTAAAGCTATTAATCAAACCATTGGTTGAGGAATCATGACTGCTAACCGTTTCGTCACTGGTTAGTTCGGGTAAAATTTTATTTGCTAATTCTTTACCTAATTCTACCCCCCATTGATCATAGCTGAAAATATTCCAGATAACTCCTTGTACAAATATTTTGTGCTCGTATAAGGCAATCAGCATTCCTAGTGTAGATGGATCAATCTGCTTTACCAGAATAGAGTTAGTGGGTTTGTTTCCAGCAAATACTTTAAATGGACTGAGTTTTTTTATATCCTCGTCTTTTTTATCTGCTTTCATCAATTCTACTTTCACTTCGTTTTCAGACTTGCCATTCATTAAGGCTTCTGTCTGTGCAAAGAAGTTGGATAATAGTTTTACATGATGGTCCCCAATAGGGTTATGAGAAATAGCAGGTGCAATAAAATCGCAGGGGATTAATGGAGTGCCCTGATGAATTAATTGATAAAAAGCATGTTGTCCATTGGTGCCGGGTTCACCCCATATAATAGGACCTGTAGCATAATTCACGGGATTCCCGTTACGATCTGTACTCTTTCCATTGCTTTCCATATTTCCTTGCTGAAAATAGGCCGCAAAACGATGCATGTACTGATCGTAAGGTAAAATGGCTTCACTTTGTGCGCCAAAGAAATTCGTATACCAGATACCCAGCAATGCCATGATTACCGGAATATTCTGCTGAAATTTCTCTGTTTTGAAATGCTCGTCTGCTCTATGAGCACCTTTTAACAAAGTTTCAAAATGATTGTATCCAATAGTTAAGGCTATAGATAAACCTATAGCGCTCCATAAAGAATATCTTCCACCCACCCAGTCCCAAAACTCGAACATATTGTTCTTGTCAATTCCAAAAGCTGTGACCGCTTTTTCATTGGTACTTAATGCCACAAAATGTTTGGCAATATAAGCTTCGTCCTTTGCGTGCTCGAGAAACCAGTTTCTGGCCGTAAAGGCATTGGTCATGGTTTCTTGAGTTGTGAAAGTTTTAGAGGCAACCAGGAAAAGGGTTTCTTCAGGGTTTACTTTTTTTAAAGTCTCAACAATATGGGTACCATCCACATTACTTACAAAATAGGAGTGGATGCCTTCAACCCAGTAAGGTTTCAAGGCTTCTGTCACCATTACAGGACCTAAATCGCTTCCGCCAATACCAATGTTTACTATGTATTTGATGGCTTTGCCCGTGTATCCTTTCCAGGTTTTATTATGGATCTGTTCACAAAAAGCAGCCATTTGCTGCTGTACTTTTTTTATTTTGGGCATGATGTCTTTGCCATCCACCAAAATAGGGGTGTCCGAAAAATTGCGTAATGCTGTATGCAATACAGATCGGTTTTCGGTCTCATTAATTTTTATACCAGCAAACTGATCTCTTATTGCATCGCTCAACTGACATTCTTCTGCCAATTGAAACAGCAATTGCATCGTTTTGGGATTGATGATATTTTTAGAAAAGTCAAAAACCAATTGGTCTAAACAAAGGGAAAAGTGTTGAAACCTTTCTGGATCTGCAGCAAAAAGATCTTTCATATGCTTTCTGCTCATCTCATCGTCGTAATGCTTCTTTAATAAAAACCAGGCTTGTGTACTCGTAGGATTAATTCTTGGTAGCATATTCTATTATCTGCAGTTCAATTTTGAGTCGTCAAAGTTATTTAAAGGGATTCAATCTCCCTAATTGTTTGCTTTACCATGCTTTCGGAAATGTCTAAATGGGTAACAATTCTTACCTGTGTAGGACTCATGGCAATGGCTAAAATTCCTTTTGAAGCCAATACTTCTACTAGTGATTTAGGGGTAAATCTGCCCTTTACTTCAAATAAGATAATATTTGTTTCCACTGGAGGAATCATGCCCACAAAATCTTTTTTCTGCAAGGCATCTACAAGTAAAGCGGCATGATGATGGTCCTGTTCCAGGCGTTCTACATGGTGCTTCAGTGCATATAATGCACCAGCTGCTAAATAACCTGCCTGACGCATGCCTCCACCCATGGCTTTTCTGATTCTGCGGGCTTTTTTAATGAAATCACGATTACCTAATAAAACACTGCCAACGGGTGCCCCCAAACCTTTACTTAGGCAAACAGAAACAGAATCGAATACCCGGCCATATTGTTCAGGCTTTTCTTTTTTGGCAACAATGGCATTAAAAACGCGGGCACCATCTAAATGCAGACTTAAATTATTATTGATGCAAACCTCTTTAATTAATTGAATATCATCGAAATTGTAGCAAGTTCCACCGCCTCTGTTGGCTGTGTTTTCCAAACTAACCAAACGGCTTAACGGACGGTGTACGTCTTCCTTATTGTTGATGGATGCTGCTACCTGAGCGGCTGTAATCCTCCCGAAATTGCCAGGAATTAGTTGCACTGATGCCCCAGAATTAGAGGCAATTCCACCTCCCTCATACAGGTAAACATGGGAGAGGGCTTCGCAGATAACTTCATCTCCCGGCTGTGTATGGCATTTAATGGCAATCTGATTGGTCATAGTACCGCTGGGGCAGAACAAGCCAGCTTCCATAGTAAACATGTCTGCGCATAAACGCTCCAATTCATTGATAGTAGGGTCTTCTCCAAATACATCGTCGCCCACAACGGCTTCTTGCATGGCTTTCAACATTGCAGCTGTAGGCCTAGTAACCGTATCCGATCTGAAATCAATCATATATCCTGCTTTTTTACAAATAAGCTTGATTTTGATGGAATTACCAAGTTTTTTTGCGGGTTTAAGCCCGAAATTCATAGTAAAATTGTACCTTTGCATTTACCGTAATTTTTGGAGAATTATACCGTTTTGATTTTTGTTATAACAAATCCGGTATTCTGCTCGTTATATAATAAAGCAACAGTACAACATGAGGCAACTCAAGATCGCAACCCAGATTACCAACAGAGATTCGCAAGCAGTAGAGAAGTATTTACAAGAGATTTCAAAAATTCCAATGATCAACCCCGAAGAGGAAACTACTTTGGCGCAGAAAATTAAAATGGGAGATCAGAGAGCGTTGGATAAATTGGTGCAAGCCAACTTACGTTTCGTTGTATCCGTTGCTAAGCAATACCAGCACCAAGGTTTGTCTTTAAGTGATTTGATCAATGAAGGAAACTTAGGTTTGATTAAAGCCGCGCAAAGATTTGATGAAACCAAAGGTTTCAAATTCATCTCTTATGCGGTATGGTGGATTCGTCAGTCAATCCTACAGGCTTTGGCAGAACAAGGTCGTTTAGTGCGTTTACCTCAGAATAAGATTGGTACCTACAACAAAGCCAATAAAGCTTATATGGCTTTTGAGCAAGAACACGAGCGCGAACCTTCTACTGAAGAACTGGCTGAGATTCTTGAAATGAGCGAAACTGAAATCAATAATATTTTCCAGAGCAATACCCGTCACACTTCATTGGATGCACCTGTTCATGAAGCAGAAGATGTTGCTATGGGTGATTTGCTGGAAGGTTCGGATGATACTGACGAAGACGTTATGAAAGATTCATTGCGTGAAGAAATTCGTCGTGTGTTAAAATCATTAAGTCCAAGAGAAGCAGAAATTGTTAATGCTTATTTTGGTCTGGATGGTGAAAATGGAGTAACCATTGAACAAATCGGAATGAAGTACGATTTAACAAAAGAAAGAATCAGACAAATTAAGGAACGTGCAATCAAGCGCTTACAAAAAGCGAGATACAGCAACGCCTTAAAAGCATATTTGGGTTAATAATACCGCTTCAGGCAGTGGATAGCCTGAAGCTATTTCTTACAAAGAGCGCTCCAGATACTGGGGCGCTCTTTATTTTTCCCAAGTTCTCTCTTTATTTGAGTGAATCTTACCCATTTGTGTATATAATATTCTATTTCATTTTAATCTATTTTAGTGCTTATTAATCTATTTTAGTAATCAAGTGTTATAAATGCATGAAAAGAGCTTATCTGGTGTTGTGGTGTGTGCTGGCTTTGGTTTCCTGTGAAAAGGATATCCAGATTGCGCCAACTGATAATCAACCTAGGTTGGTAGTGGATGCTGAGATTGAAAATGGAAGACCACCGATTGTCGTTTTATCCAGCTCGCTCAATTATTTCTCAACCATTGATACAGCAGCCCTTTTTGCTTCTTACATACAAAATGCAACTGTTCAGTTAAGCGATGGAACCAGGAGTATTAACCTGGTGAAAAATGAAATTAGGACAACTGGCGGCGCAAGGCTGGTTT is a genomic window of Sediminibacterium sp. TEGAF015 containing:
- a CDS encoding PKD domain-containing protein, encoding MKKFCFLALLILLVFNGLNAQDFSNRGKDFWLAYPAHIDNTNSRMALYISSTENTNGVVELDGRTIPFSVTANQATTVQISPAFYLVYNAQAEGTNTGKGIHVTSEKPIVLYAHILNAARSGSTLVFPTNVLGKEYVSLNFTQITNQGRSQITVVATEDNTTVELNLKANSSGIPIRTAGQAYTVSLNKGDVYQVQSISDLTGSTIRSISTTGSTCKPIAVFTGSSWTGFCNSSVTSTNGGDNLFQQVFPSNAWGRNYITAPFARKQGDLYRIIVKDPTTVVTVNGAQLNTGSLKQNSYYDLNSAQANIITSDKPILVVQYMTSMSCDAGNIGDPEIITINPLEQTINNVSVISARRDLTPPATNITVHYLNVIMKTANTASLKIDGAAPASNWIPIPNSDYSYLREDVTNSTLNNPSHNIKADSGFIAIAYGMGNVESYGYNAGTNIVDLNPPVTIQNQFPRLATVNYSATCVGTSFSIKLALSYQPTKIVLDFTNASSLNGPPTLTYNPTNFDSTYTSNGKTYYVYQIPQSYTFTAAGTYPVKFTTTSLSPQSDGCSNTNEQEITDNIVVGDAPQAKFSIATIDTGCVTAPIQLTDQSTGSGRAIVSWNWEFGDGTTSTDKNPVKTFAAAGNYTVKLSAISDFGCVASENISLNLSNKPLAKFTVPAVTCENSNIVFTDASTITAGVANNNIAQWKWNLDNGAGVVTQNTNAAQSYTYPNWGAKNVYLNVVSNTGCVSDTFRLPGGFNANPLPVVGFVLPEVCLNDATATFTDTSKIADGSEVGFSYLWKFDDGVSTVPADKRPVPLTTTTNNKTVSPSYKWYGNYTVSLQVTSNRGCVSTDSKSFTVNGSTPVPKFEVANLLNGIPLCTNDSIKIINQSTVDFGDVTKLEVYWDFTGAPATVVTDQTPAFSKQYAIRYGIPTTNSTPATKNYAVMIKAYSGQSESCSRTLTKIVPVTYAPAVSFADIRDICYDATPRLITQGSFISALPVTSTYSGKGISATGLLNPVTTGVGNDTLKYLVQNNAGCKDSAFQPITVWPSPVAKWGIADPACEKNNLIFTDSSVANFSNIVTWNWNFGDGQNSSRTNNIPFSHVFAAAQSYTASLQVVTDSGCVSAANQQIIRVNHLPKPAFSLPEICLPDGRGKFLNQSTIADGSEALFSYAWNFGDPNDPSSSALKEPTHKYTTTGNKTVRLTITTKDGCVDSLSQTLSTIYPWPKANLVASATEVCRGDLIQFSDQGNDFTSAPVRWEWNLGGLDRSTLQNPSKAFTDSGSFTVNYYFYNAQGCVSDTVSKVITVHPYPVLELGPNLVVLEGGTKALKPEFVYGTNLQYQWSPAAYLNSTTDSVPKTTPLSDITYKLDITGIGGCSVSDTVFVKLLLAPIIPNAFSPNGDGFHDRWRIQYLESYPGATVDVYDRYGGLVYSSIEYAVDWDGTRNGKPLPIGTYYYIINPKNGRKIITGSVTIIR
- a CDS encoding PorP/SprF family type IX secretion system membrane protein, with amino-acid sequence MRQKGFLFLVGLGLALVASAQQRPYYTQYIMNNFMINPAVAGIENYWDVKASHRMQWVGLQDAPVTTYLSMHGPLKKDPYGSASATGFRANGMNPRGEAYWRDYQAAPAHHGVGFTILNDKTGPLNRFAAYGTYSYHIGLSPTTNLSAGVSAGITNMSLDAAKLNFGNTTVDPAVASSGVINRIKPDISAGLWLYSKDYFIGLAAQQIIPQNIAFSDNTVSLTKGKLVPHLFLSAGYRIPVSEDFTLLPSALIRYISPLPLGFDINAKLQYQDLLWAGTSYRYKDGFAAMVGINISNTFNIGYSYDIQTSRLNTISKGTHEILFGFLLGNRFGDWCPTKLW
- a CDS encoding GNAT family N-acetyltransferase produces the protein MDAINIRPIQPSDNAAIAHIIRTALTEFGANKPGTVFYDDTTDHLFELFTSTPKSGYFIAEKDGVIVGGAGYFPTEGLPASTCELVKMYLNATVRGMGLGRKMIDYVLAAAKEAGYEEVYLETMPELNKAVKVYEQFGFHYLQGPMGNSGHNGCDIWMLRKL
- the pgi gene encoding glucose-6-phosphate isomerase, with amino-acid sequence MLPRINPTSTQAWFLLKKHYDDEMSRKHMKDLFAADPERFQHFSLCLDQLVFDFSKNIINPKTMQLLFQLAEECQLSDAIRDQFAGIKINETENRSVLHTALRNFSDTPILVDGKDIMPKIKKVQQQMAAFCEQIHNKTWKGYTGKAIKYIVNIGIGGSDLGPVMVTEALKPYWVEGIHSYFVSNVDGTHIVETLKKVNPEETLFLVASKTFTTQETMTNAFTARNWFLEHAKDEAYIAKHFVALSTNEKAVTAFGIDKNNMFEFWDWVGGRYSLWSAIGLSIALTIGYNHFETLLKGAHRADEHFKTEKFQQNIPVIMALLGIWYTNFFGAQSEAILPYDQYMHRFAAYFQQGNMESNGKSTDRNGNPVNYATGPIIWGEPGTNGQHAFYQLIHQGTPLIPCDFIAPAISHNPIGDHHVKLLSNFFAQTEALMNGKSENEVKVELMKADKKDEDIKKLSPFKVFAGNKPTNSILVKQIDPSTLGMLIALYEHKIFVQGVIWNIFSYDQWGVELGKELANKILPELTSDETVSSHDSSTNGLINSFKNFRKNQEA
- a CDS encoding threonine aldolase family protein, with protein sequence MIDFRSDTVTRPTAAMLKAMQEAVVGDDVFGEDPTINELERLCADMFTMEAGLFCPSGTMTNQIAIKCHTQPGDEVICEALSHVYLYEGGGIASNSGASVQLIPGNFGRITAAQVAASINNKEDVHRPLSRLVSLENTANRGGGTCYNFDDIQLIKEVCINNNLSLHLDGARVFNAIVAKKEKPEQYGRVFDSVSVCLSKGLGAPVGSVLLGNRDFIKKARRIRKAMGGGMRQAGYLAAGALYALKHHVERLEQDHHHAALLVDALQKKDFVGMIPPVETNIILFEVKGRFTPKSLVEVLASKGILAIAMSPTQVRIVTHLDISESMVKQTIREIESL
- a CDS encoding sigma-70 family RNA polymerase sigma factor, whose translation is MRQLKIATQITNRDSQAVEKYLQEISKIPMINPEEETTLAQKIKMGDQRALDKLVQANLRFVVSVAKQYQHQGLSLSDLINEGNLGLIKAAQRFDETKGFKFISYAVWWIRQSILQALAEQGRLVRLPQNKIGTYNKANKAYMAFEQEHEREPSTEELAEILEMSETEINNIFQSNTRHTSLDAPVHEAEDVAMGDLLEGSDDTDEDVMKDSLREEIRRVLKSLSPREAEIVNAYFGLDGENGVTIEQIGMKYDLTKERIRQIKERAIKRLQKARYSNALKAYLG